One genomic window of Vibrio ziniensis includes the following:
- a CDS encoding TolC family protein yields MKTKKVVLFICSLLGIQTAYSAPISFQQAWEILQQNNNSLAAERANVERYEHLTNSKGSLNLPSISISANYTHLDKDVTLSGQQIMESTGQSVALPAALSSLSSLTSTITERDIFSSSIRAVWPIFTGGRISAAQNAADGQKEEAQSQLAMETQARYEDLAKYYFSVILAQQVLETRSSVETGLTKHRDNALKLEQQGQIAHVERLQADASLDKATVERKKAQKDLDIAQSALTEILGQTTLVEPDGVLFINQNLPPMNAFIEQTLNTYPGLDLLDAKEKQASSLISAEKGKYYPEVYLYGDYNIYEDDSLASQMTPDWLVGIGVSVPLLENTGRSDQMKAAQSAVSQVKFLKAQARQDLQVLVKKTYLEAEQALEEVTGLNSSLNLAQENLRLRQKAFAQGLATSVEVVDAELYLASIKTQQYVASFNYLISLNKLLALTSEMDTFDTYKKSSIPLTTSNNQPISNEKDPS; encoded by the coding sequence ATGAAGACAAAAAAAGTCGTTCTTTTTATATGCTCTTTGCTTGGTATTCAAACTGCTTATTCTGCGCCAATTTCGTTTCAACAAGCTTGGGAAATACTCCAACAGAACAATAATTCCCTAGCCGCAGAACGTGCCAATGTAGAGCGTTATGAACATCTAACTAATTCTAAAGGTAGCCTCAACTTACCATCTATCAGTATTTCTGCGAACTACACGCACTTAGACAAAGACGTCACCCTTTCTGGTCAGCAAATAATGGAAAGTACGGGGCAATCAGTCGCTTTACCCGCTGCACTCAGCTCTCTAAGCTCATTAACTTCAACGATTACTGAAAGAGACATATTCAGCTCATCAATCCGAGCTGTTTGGCCAATATTTACCGGTGGACGAATTTCCGCAGCTCAAAATGCAGCCGATGGACAAAAAGAAGAAGCACAAAGTCAACTTGCGATGGAAACTCAAGCACGCTACGAAGACTTAGCCAAATACTATTTCAGTGTCATATTAGCTCAGCAAGTCTTGGAGACTCGCTCTTCTGTTGAAACAGGATTAACCAAACATAGAGATAACGCACTCAAGTTGGAACAACAAGGGCAAATTGCGCATGTTGAAAGGCTGCAAGCTGATGCGTCACTAGATAAAGCGACCGTTGAACGCAAAAAAGCTCAGAAAGATCTTGATATTGCTCAGAGTGCACTAACCGAAATTCTAGGACAAACAACACTCGTTGAACCAGACGGTGTGCTATTTATCAACCAAAACCTTCCTCCTATGAATGCCTTTATTGAGCAAACTCTAAACACCTATCCAGGGCTGGATTTGCTTGACGCCAAGGAAAAACAAGCCAGTAGTTTAATTAGTGCAGAGAAAGGCAAGTACTACCCCGAAGTCTATCTTTATGGCGATTACAATATTTATGAAGATGACTCATTGGCTAGCCAAATGACACCAGATTGGTTGGTTGGTATTGGGGTTAGTGTTCCTTTGCTGGAAAACACCGGACGTAGTGATCAGATGAAAGCGGCACAAAGTGCGGTTTCTCAGGTAAAATTCTTAAAGGCGCAAGCAAGGCAAGACTTACAAGTGCTAGTAAAGAAAACCTACCTCGAAGCTGAGCAAGCGCTTGAAGAAGTGACTGGACTCAATTCTAGTCTTAATCTTGCTCAAGAGAATCTTAGACTACGTCAGAAAGCATTCGCTCAAGGCCTAGCCACCTCTGTTGAGGTCGTCGATGCTGAACTTTACTTGGCAAGTATTAAAACACAGCAATATGTCGCTAGCTTCAACTACTTAATCTCACTAAATAAATTGCTTGCGCTTACCAGTGAGATGGATACTTTTGACACTTATAAAAAGTCGTCAATTCCTCTGACTACCTCAAACAATCAGCCCATTTCGAATGAAAAGGATCCATCATGA
- a CDS encoding ATP-binding protein, protein MTWNSISFRKRLLIIMTLSGLIELLLLVAAGFAYVKHSQEEEVGLKALGVASFLAQSPSVINMLQTGHATIEQQERFRDLTQLIGAAFISIGDKQGIRLVHPFDERIGEPMVGGDNYRALISGESYVSYAKGSLGKSVRGKSAIRDENDQIIGVVSVGYLIDSLQNRIEPFLIYLTGMALLVVAANVVVSSYASLRFQKAILGFEPEEIGRLYVELDVTMSTIKEGILSIDSKGYLRSINKSACEILGLDKELVLNRLLTESLPDSDLYTILETRETDKDIELYLNNQRLIANRSAIIVDGEVVGAVSSFRLRDEINDLTEQLSQTKEYAEMLRSQTHEHRNKLNTISGLVQMGELDAVQQLIGQETALYQNLIEFLRETVKDPLIAGLLLGKTERARELGFELFVEPGSKLESLPAHIKAEDIVTILGNLIDNAFEACQASIRSGTYIPPERRVIQVSISDYGHELILEVEDQGCGLPEGLSPEQLLQKGVSSKANHNRGVGLYLVKQLTVRYLGQVEMVANTPFGTRITVYLPKEQQ, encoded by the coding sequence ATGACTTGGAACAGCATCAGTTTTCGCAAACGCTTGTTAATCATAATGACGTTGTCAGGATTGATTGAACTGCTACTTTTGGTTGCAGCAGGCTTTGCATACGTAAAACACAGCCAAGAGGAAGAAGTCGGATTAAAAGCGTTGGGTGTTGCCTCATTCCTTGCCCAGTCGCCAAGTGTTATCAATATGCTCCAAACTGGACATGCAACTATAGAGCAGCAAGAACGATTTCGAGATCTTACCCAGCTTATTGGAGCCGCTTTTATTTCTATCGGAGATAAGCAGGGAATTCGACTTGTTCATCCATTCGATGAGCGTATTGGTGAACCTATGGTTGGAGGTGATAACTATAGGGCATTAATTTCCGGTGAATCTTATGTCTCATATGCCAAAGGGTCGCTTGGCAAATCGGTTCGAGGGAAGTCTGCAATTCGTGATGAAAACGACCAAATCATTGGCGTTGTTTCCGTCGGCTATTTGATTGATAGCCTGCAGAATCGAATTGAGCCATTTCTCATCTATTTAACGGGCATGGCGTTGTTGGTAGTGGCTGCAAACGTTGTTGTTTCAAGTTATGCGTCTCTCCGTTTTCAGAAAGCTATTTTAGGATTCGAGCCCGAAGAAATAGGTCGTCTCTATGTAGAATTAGATGTAACTATGAGCACTATCAAAGAAGGGATTTTAAGTATCGATTCAAAAGGCTATTTAAGGTCCATAAATAAGAGTGCTTGTGAGATTTTAGGTTTAGATAAAGAGCTGGTACTTAATCGTTTATTAACGGAATCTCTGCCAGATAGCGACCTATATACGATTTTGGAAACCCGCGAAACGGACAAAGATATTGAGCTATATCTTAACAACCAGAGGCTGATTGCCAACCGAAGTGCAATTATCGTGGACGGAGAGGTAGTCGGAGCTGTGTCAAGTTTCCGTTTGAGAGATGAAATTAATGACCTCACCGAGCAACTATCGCAAACCAAGGAATATGCAGAGATGCTTCGCTCTCAGACCCATGAGCACCGTAATAAACTTAACACGATTAGCGGATTGGTTCAGATGGGAGAGCTAGACGCAGTGCAACAATTAATTGGTCAGGAAACCGCACTGTATCAAAACCTTATCGAATTTTTACGTGAGACCGTCAAAGACCCGCTGATTGCTGGTTTACTTTTAGGCAAAACCGAAAGAGCGAGGGAGTTGGGATTTGAGCTCTTTGTTGAGCCGGGATCGAAGCTTGAAAGCCTGCCTGCACATATTAAAGCTGAAGATATCGTTACCATACTTGGCAATCTGATCGACAACGCCTTCGAAGCTTGTCAAGCATCAATTCGAAGTGGCACTTATATTCCTCCTGAACGGCGAGTTATTCAAGTTTCCATTAGCGACTATGGTCATGAATTGATTTTGGAAGTTGAAGACCAAGGTTGTGGTTTACCTGAAGGTTTAAGCCCAGAGCAGTTGTTACAGAAGGGCGTTTCCAGTAAAGCCAATCACAACAGGGGCGTTGGATTGTACTTGGTTAAGCAACTTACAGTGCGTTACTTAGGACAGGTTGAAATGGTTGCTAATACACCATTTGGTACGCGTATAACGGTTTATCTACCAAAGGAACAGCAATGA
- a CDS encoding response regulator: MSIRVLIVEDDVSIAQLHHKYLDKIDGFEVVGIATNQAEAEMQLDVLKPNLVLLDVYLPDGTGLNIIHRMRGQNDSCDVILITAAREVETLQQAMRGGVVDYLLKPVIFPRLEAALNKYRIRQAELGKLADLDQSLVDKMMTANLADEPKHYRLPKGIDSVTLDKIRYLFQTPTSLTADEAGEKIGASRTTARRYLEYLISTGELLADLKYGTVGRPERSYKKLVR; encoded by the coding sequence ATGAGTATTCGAGTATTGATCGTAGAAGACGATGTATCTATAGCTCAGCTTCATCACAAATATTTAGATAAGATAGACGGATTTGAAGTGGTTGGCATCGCTACTAACCAAGCTGAAGCAGAGATGCAGCTTGATGTTCTTAAACCAAATTTGGTTCTTTTGGACGTTTATCTACCAGACGGTACGGGATTAAACATCATTCATCGTATGAGAGGGCAAAACGACAGTTGTGACGTTATTTTGATTACTGCAGCGAGAGAAGTAGAAACACTTCAACAGGCAATGAGAGGTGGGGTAGTCGATTATCTGTTAAAACCTGTGATATTCCCTCGCCTAGAAGCCGCATTAAACAAATATCGAATAAGGCAAGCAGAGTTAGGAAAATTAGCGGATTTGGATCAGTCACTGGTCGATAAGATGATGACTGCCAATTTAGCTGATGAGCCTAAACACTACCGACTTCCCAAAGGTATTGATTCTGTTACCTTGGATAAAATTCGTTATTTATTTCAGACGCCAACAAGTTTAACGGCTGACGAAGCCGGAGAAAAAATTGGTGCAAGCCGAACCACTGCAAGGAGATATCTAGAATACCTGATTAGCACTGGTGAATTATTAGCGGATCTCAAATATGGCACAGTGGGAAGACCTGAGCGCAGTTACAAAAAGCTTGTGCGGTAG
- a CDS encoding substrate-binding periplasmic protein — MSVVKASALESLIYYTEDYPPFNFRENGVIKGISVDLLREVTAMSGVEIPDSNIILLPWSRSYRSALIQNNSGLFSTTKTSHREELFQWVGPIDIAKVTVMARKGSNIVINSPIDMANYRIGVMRDDVGEQMLFSLGVPRESMQEASIISQLIEQLYKNRIDLMVYDERSASWLIGKAGYEPDSFETVYILEQSEIYYAFNKNVDKALVKELQKNLDKIKSSTDSNGINRYQAIVEKYQ; from the coding sequence ATGTCGGTGGTAAAAGCCAGTGCCCTTGAGTCTCTGATTTATTATACCGAAGACTACCCACCATTTAATTTTCGTGAAAACGGTGTGATTAAAGGCATCTCAGTGGATTTACTGCGTGAAGTGACTGCGATGTCTGGTGTTGAAATACCTGATAGCAATATTATCCTATTACCATGGTCACGTTCTTATCGCTCCGCACTAATTCAAAACAATAGTGGGCTGTTTTCCACCACAAAAACGTCCCATAGAGAAGAACTTTTTCAATGGGTGGGGCCTATTGATATAGCTAAAGTAACGGTAATGGCACGGAAAGGAAGCAATATTGTCATTAACTCGCCTATTGATATGGCAAATTATCGCATCGGAGTCATGCGTGACGATGTCGGTGAGCAAATGCTTTTTTCATTGGGCGTACCAAGAGAATCGATGCAGGAAGCAAGTATCATTAGCCAATTGATAGAACAGCTTTACAAAAATCGCATTGATTTAATGGTGTACGATGAACGTTCGGCAAGTTGGCTGATCGGAAAGGCTGGTTATGAGCCGGACAGCTTTGAAACGGTCTACATATTAGAGCAAAGTGAAATCTATTACGCATTTAATAAGAATGTTGATAAAGCATTGGTAAAAGAGTTACAGAAAAATCTCGACAAAATTAAAAGTTCAACGGACTCTAACGGTATTAATAGATATCAGGCAATTGTAGAAAAATATCAATAA